Proteins encoded within one genomic window of Brassica rapa cultivar Chiifu-401-42 chromosome A09, CAAS_Brap_v3.01, whole genome shotgun sequence:
- the LOC108869640 gene encoding putative F-box/kelch-repeat protein At4g39756, which produces MVGSKYYDLIQYSISPVPSPLLNPVACILDGKIYVMGGCNADESTNWAEVFDPNTQTWESLPDPGPRLRSSLIKIIYPNEGKVYVSNSEKKRYFYDPKEMRWGVAAMTRKVERMCIIAGVLYAYGDENCFLWFDTKNEEWRVVKGLEVLCRNCCASALSVANYGGKMLVLWDKKQPNKWYNTNIWCSVVALERRNGDDDVWGIVEWASVVLTVPSAYVFLRCRVETE; this is translated from the exons ATGGTTGGTTCAAAGTACTACGACCTCATACAATACAGCATATCTCCCGTGCCATCCCCCTTGTTG AACCCGGTTGCGTGCATCCTCGATGGGAAAATATATGTAATGGGAGGTTGCAATGCTGATGAATCCACCAACTGGGCTGAGGTGTTCGACCCAAATACGCAAACTTGGGAGTCTTTACCTGACCCTGGCCCTAGGCTCCGCTCTTCTTTAATCAAGATAATTTACCCGAATGAGGGAAAAGTATACGTTAGTAACAGCGAGAAGAAACGTTATTTTTATGATCCAAAGGAAATGAGATGGGGCGTTGCAGCAATGACACGCAAGGTTGAGAGAATGTGTATTATAGCGGGTGTTTTGTACGCCTATGGTGATGAAAACTGTTTCTTGTGGTTTGACACAAAGAATGAAGAGTGGAGAGTGGTCAAAGGATTGGAGGTACTGTGTAGAAATTGTTGTGCTAGTGCTCTTTCCGTAGCTAACTACGGTGGGAAAATGTTAGTATTGTGGGACAAGAAACAGCCTAATAAGTGGTATAATACGAACATTTGGTGCTCGGTGGTTGCACTTGAAAGACGTAATGGTGATGACGATGTTTGGGGAATTGTTGAGTGGGCTAGTGTTGTGCTTACAGTTCCCAGTGCATACGTTTTCTTGCGTTGTCGAGTGGAGACAGAGTGA
- the LOC103838939 gene encoding spermidine coumaroyl-CoA acyltransferase — MQRPNTNYYAPNQSPIILQLGGMATLEVTDIALVQPSSHQPSFNDQTLPLSHLDNDNNLNVSFRYLRVYSSSPSVAGKSPSAVVTASLAAALVHYYPLAGSLRRSESDNRFELYCAAGQSVPLVNASVNCTLESVGYLDGPDPGFVERLVPDPTREEGMLNPCILQVTTFQCGGWVLGASLHHAICDGLGSSLFFNAMAELARGASQISIQPVWDRARLLGPRDSPWVGAPVRDFLSLNKDFDPYGQDIGEVKRECFLVTDESLDRFKALLLDKSGLNFTTFEALGAYIWRAKVRAAKIEEDENVKYVYSINIRRLMNPPLPKGYWGNGCVPMYAQIKAGELLEQPIWKTAELIKQSKSNASDEYVRSFIDFQELYHKDGINAGSGVTGFTDWRYLGHSTVDFGWGGPVTVLPLSYKLLGSMEPCFFLPYSGDAGSKDSGFKVLVNLRESAMPEFKEAMDKFHKGDEFVLT; from the exons aTGCAAAGACCAAACACAAACTACTACGCACCAAACCAAAGTCCAATAATATTACAACTAGGAGGCATGGCGACACTTGAAGTTACAGATATAGCCTTGGTTCAACCTTCTTCTCACCAACCTTCCTTCAACGACCAAACACTACCGCTCTCTCATCTCGACAACGATAACAACCTCAACGTTAGCTTCCGTTACCTCCGCGTCTACTCCTCATCTCCCTCCGTCGCCGGAAAATCTCCCTCCGCCGTCGTCACCGCCTCACTCGCCGCCGCTCTAGTACACTACTACCCACTCGCTGGCTCTCTCCGCCGCTCCGAGTCAGATAACCGCTTCGAACTATACTGCGCCGCCGGTCAAAGCGTCCCTCTTGTCAACGCTTCCGTTAACTGCACGCTCGAGTCCGTCGGGTATTTAGATGGACCCGATCCAGGCTTCGTGGAGAGGTTGGTACCGGATCCGACCCGGGAGGAAGGAATGCTCAACCCCTGTATCCTCCAAGTCACGACGTTTCAGTGCGGTGGTTGGGTCCTAGGCGCGTCGCTTCACCACGCGATCTGCGACGGTTTAGGCTCGAGTCTGTTCTTCAACGCCATGGCTGAGTTGGCACGCGGAGCGAGTCAGATTTCTATCCAACCGGTTTGGGACAGAGCGCGTCTTCTTGGTCCAAGAGACAGCCCTTGGGTTGGAGCTCCGGTTCGTGACTTCTTGTCCCTAAACAAAGACTTCGATCCGTACGGACAAGACATTGGAGAGGTCAAAAGAGAGTGCTTCCTCGTGACAGACGAGTCTTTAGACCGTTTCAAGGCTTTGTTACTCGACAAATCTGGTTTGAACTTCACCACGTTCGAAGCCCTAGGTGCTTACATTTGGCGTGCAAA AGTAAGAGCTGCGAAGATTGAGGAAGATGAGAATGTGAAGTATGTGTATTCGATAAATATAAGGAGGTTAATGAATCCACCGTTGCCTAAAGGCTACTGGGGGAACGGGTGTGTGCCAATGTATGCTCAGATCAAAGCTGGAGAGCTCCTGGAGCAACCCATTTGGAAAACCGCTGAGCTTATAAAACAGAGCAAGTCCAATGCTAGTGATGAATACGTTCGCTCCTTTATCGACTTTCAAGAGCTATACCACAAAGATGGGATCAATGCCGGTTCAG GAGTGACTGGATTCACGGACTGGAGATACTTGGGACATTCAACGGTGGATTTTGGGTGGGGAGGACCTGTGACGGTTTTGCCACTATCGTACAAGTTGCTTGGAAGCATGGAGCCATGTTTTTTCTTGCCATATTCTGGTGATGCTGGAAGTAAGGACAGTGGGTTTAAGGTTTTGGTGAATCTACGTGAGTCTGCAATGCCTGAGTTCAAAGAGGCCATGGATAAGTTCCACAAGGGTGATGAGTTTGTGCTGACTTGA